The sequence AAGCCGACACGTACCAGTCACTTTCGGGTGTGATTTCCTCAAGGTAAGCAAAGGCTTCCTCAACATTGCCATCCTCGCTAGCAATGCTGGCTAAGTTCAGATTCACTTCTGGAAATTCTGAAACGATATGTTGGTAAATTTCTTTCGCTTGAGGATAAAAGCCAATTCCCTCTAGATAGCTTGCTAGTTCATAGAGAACCTCACTTGAATCTGTTTCGAGGGCTTTGTGAAAAAACTGATTCGCTTTGGTTAAATCCTGTTCATCCAAAGCCTGGAGCATGCGTTGACTATTGTTCACTCTTGATTTCCTCCCCTTCTTCTTCATACAGACCGCTGACTTTTTTATACCAGTTAAAGATAGCTGAGATAACGACCTTGGCAGAAGCATAGACAGGAATTCCCAGCAAGACTCCCCAAATACCAAACATGGATCCTGAAGTTAGGAGAACAAAGAGGACATTGATGGGATGGATGTTTAGCTGACTACCTAAAATAAGTGGAGAAACGAAGCGACCTTCAATCGTTTGTTCAACAATAAAGACAATAATCACTTTCAAAAGCATGACAGGCCCCGCTATTAAGCCCAAAACCAGAGCAGGCAACATCGCTAGAAAACTACCCAAGTAAGGTGCTAGATTGAGGATACCAGCCGTAATACCAAGAGTCACAGCATATCTGAGACCAATAATCTTAAAGAAGATAATAAACATAATTGCCACGATAATAGCAACTGTAACCTGCCCTCTAACATAGTTTGACAACTGTTTATTAACATCTGACAAAACTTGTCCGACAGGTTCTTTTAACTTGTTTGGGATGAATTTAGTCAGGTAATCTCGCAAGCCTTTCCCATCTCTCAAAAGATAAAAGAGCATGAAGGGTACGATAATAACCGCAACAATGACCTGGGAAACGCTACTGATAAAGGCGCTAACCCAGTTAACAGCTTGAGAAGAGATTTTGCTGGCCCACATGGTCGCCTCACTAGAAACATTGGAAAGAACCTGCTCCAACTGTGGTCTAAAATCATCTGGCAAGCGTTTGGTTACAAGGTCATTGATCACCTTATCAGCATCTTCCAGGTATGTCGGCACATTCTTCGCAAAATTTAAGACTTGACGTTGCAGATTAGGAATTGCGACTGCCAATCCCCAAATGATAAAGAGTCCGATAATGACAAAAACAATACTAATGGCAAGAACACGATTGATCTTGTGCTTCTCCATCCAGTCCACAATCGGATTAAGGAGGTAATAAAGTAAACCAGATAAAATAACTGGCAACATGACAACCCCTAAAAAGTCTAAAACGGGTAAAAAAATAAAACTAATCTTACTTAGAATGAAAATGTTCAGCCCCAGTAACAAGGTTACTAAAAATACGGTGATAGCTTTGTTATCTAAAAACCACTTGAAGAACCAGGATAGGCTAAAATGTTTCTCTTTATGTTCCATAAATACATCCTTTCTGTCATTCTCTCATTATACCATTTTTAGACTAAAATAACTCTTTTTTAAAGTGCTTACATGAATGAATCTAGTGCTTCATGACTGCCATTTTGTGGTATAATGAACTTATCATTATTAAGAGGTATGGACATGAAAGAAACTGTTTATTTTGGAACTTACACTCGTCGCTTATCTAAAGGGATTTACAAGGCAGATTTTGATACAGAAACAGGCCAGCTTGAAAATCTTGAACTCTTTGCTGCTGAACCAAGTCCAACCTACCTTGCCTTTGACCAACAGCAACACTTATACACCGTAGGGAGTCAGGATGGCTTAGGCGGAATCGCTGCTTACAAGACAGATGGCGCTTTGCTAAATCATGTGGTTGAAGAAGGCGCTCCCCATTGTTATGTGGCAGTGGATGAAAAGCGTGGTCTCGTTTATGGGGCCAACTATCATAGGGGTCAAGTTCTGGTTTATAAACGTCAAACGGATGGTAGCCTTATCCAAACGGATCTAGTTCAGCATAGTGGACAAGGTCCTCATGAAAATCAAACTTCTCCTCATGTCCACTTTACAGATCTAACACCTGACCAGTATCTCGTCACATGTGATCTAGGTACGGATGAAGTAACGACCTACGATGTCAGTCCAGAAGGAAAACTAAGTAAACTCTATACTTATCATAGCCAAGCTGGAGCAGGTGCTCGCCACATCGTTTTCCACCATCACTATAAGATTGCCTATCTCATCTGCGAACTTAATAGTACGATAGAGGTCTTGATTTATGATGGGGTTGGTGAATTTGAACGCATGCAAGTTATTTCAACCTTACCAGATGGATACGAAGGCTTTAATGCTACTGCTGCCATTCGTCTTTCAAAAGATGGCAAATACCTCTATGCATCCAACCGAGGTCATGATTCCATTGCAGTCTATACAATCCTCGCTGATGGTAGCTTGGAATTATTAGAGATTGTACCAAGCCATGGTAAAAATCCACGTGATTTCGACCTGAGTCCTGATCAAGAGTTTCTCATTGCTGTTCATCAAGATTCTGATAACGCAACCGTCTTTAAGCGCAATCCTAAAAGTGGTCGTCTTGCAGAGCTTTCTAACGACTTCCATGTCCCTGAAGGAGTCTGCATCAACTTCCCACATTAAAAAAAATGAACTTGAGTTTCAAGTTCATTTTTTTATAGTCTATTTCCGACATTGATACGGTTGATAGCACGTTGCAATGCGATTTTTGCACGACGTTCTTGGTCAATCAAATGCTTGTCATGAGCTTCTTCGATTTCTCGTTCAGCTCGAAGTTTCGCACGTTCTGCCCGACTGATATCAATATCACGAGCACGCTCTGCTGAGTCTGCTACAATAGTAATGATATCATTAGCAATCTCGATAATTCCTCCGTTCACTGCAATCCAGTTCACATGAGTATCATCATCGATACGTTTCACCTTCACTTCATCAACCGCTAAAACCGCAATCATATTTTCATGTCGTGGCAAGATCCCCATCTCACCATCCAGAGTTCGTACCGATACAAAGCTGGCATGGTGATCATAGACGAGGCCATCTGGTGTCACGATCTGGACAGTTAAATGAGCCATAGATCACCTCTTAAAATCCCATTTTTTCTGCCTTAGCAATGACGTCTTCGATTGAACCGACACCACGGAAGGCATCTTCTGGTAGCTGGTCATGTTTTCCTTCAAGAATTTCCTTAAAGCCACGAACTGTTTCTGCTACTGGTACATAAGAACCAGGTTGACCAGTAAATTGTTCTGCAACGTTAAAGTTTTGAGACAAGAAGAACTGGATACGACGGGCACGTGCAACCAAGGTTTTTTCTTCATCAGAAAGTTCATCCATACCAAGGATAGCAATGATATCTTGCAATTCATGGTAACGTTGAAGGACACGTTTGACTTCCGCAGCAACTGCATAGTGCTCCTCACCAACAATCTCAGGTGCCAAGGCACGAGAGCTTGAAGCCAACGGATCAACGGCTGGGTAGATACCCAACTGTACCAACTTACGTTCCAAGTTTGTTGTTGAATCCAAGTGAGCGAAGGCTGTTGCTGGCGCCGGGTCAGTATAGTCATCCGCAGGCACATAGATGGCTTGGATAGAGGTTACAGAACCCTTCTTAGTTGACGTGATACGCTCTTGCAATTGACCCATTTCAGTAGCAAGTGTTGGCTGGTAACCAACGGCTGAAGGCATACGACCCAAAAGGGCAGATACTTCTGAACCAGCTTGAGTGAAACGGAAGATATTGTCGATAAAGAGAAGCACATCTTGGCCTTCTACATCACGGAAGTATTCGGCAATTGTCAAACCAGTAAGGGCAACACGCATACGTGCTCCAGGTGGTTCATTCATCTGACCAAATACCATGGCTGTTTTCTCGATAACGCCTGATTCTTTCATTTCCCAGTAAAGGTCGTTCCCCTCACGAGTACGTTCCCCAACACCGGTAAATACTGAAATACCACCGTGTTCTTGGGCAATGTTGTGAATCAATTCTTGGATCAAAACTGTTTTACCAACTCCGGCACCACCGAAG comes from Streptococcus oralis and encodes:
- the atpD gene encoding F0F1 ATP synthase subunit beta, whose amino-acid sequence is MSSGKIAQVIGPVVDVLFAAGETLPEINNALVVYKNDERKTKIVLEVALELGDGMVRTIAMESTDGLTRGMEVLDTGRPISVPVGKETLGRVFNVLGDTIDLDAPFAEDAERQPIHKKAPTFDELSTSSEILETGIKVIDLLAPYLKGGKVGLFGGAGVGKTVLIQELIHNIAQEHGGISVFTGVGERTREGNDLYWEMKESGVIEKTAMVFGQMNEPPGARMRVALTGLTIAEYFRDVEGQDVLLFIDNIFRFTQAGSEVSALLGRMPSAVGYQPTLATEMGQLQERITSTKKGSVTSIQAIYVPADDYTDPAPATAFAHLDSTTNLERKLVQLGIYPAVDPLASSSRALAPEIVGEEHYAVAAEVKRVLQRYHELQDIIAILGMDELSDEEKTLVARARRIQFFLSQNFNVAEQFTGQPGSYVPVAETVRGFKEILEGKHDQLPEDAFRGVGSIEDVIAKAEKMGF
- a CDS encoding AI-2E family transporter — encoded protein: MEHKEKHFSLSWFFKWFLDNKAITVFLVTLLLGLNIFILSKISFIFLPVLDFLGVVMLPVILSGLLYYLLNPIVDWMEKHKINRVLAISIVFVIIGLFIIWGLAVAIPNLQRQVLNFAKNVPTYLEDADKVINDLVTKRLPDDFRPQLEQVLSNVSSEATMWASKISSQAVNWVSAFISSVSQVIVAVIIVPFMLFYLLRDGKGLRDYLTKFIPNKLKEPVGQVLSDVNKQLSNYVRGQVTVAIIVAIMFIIFFKIIGLRYAVTLGITAGILNLAPYLGSFLAMLPALVLGLIAGPVMLLKVIIVFIVEQTIEGRFVSPLILGSQLNIHPINVLFVLLTSGSMFGIWGVLLGIPVYASAKVVISAIFNWYKKVSGLYEEEGEEIKSEQ
- a CDS encoding lactonase family protein → MKETVYFGTYTRRLSKGIYKADFDTETGQLENLELFAAEPSPTYLAFDQQQHLYTVGSQDGLGGIAAYKTDGALLNHVVEEGAPHCYVAVDEKRGLVYGANYHRGQVLVYKRQTDGSLIQTDLVQHSGQGPHENQTSPHVHFTDLTPDQYLVTCDLGTDEVTTYDVSPEGKLSKLYTYHSQAGAGARHIVFHHHYKIAYLICELNSTIEVLIYDGVGEFERMQVISTLPDGYEGFNATAAIRLSKDGKYLYASNRGHDSIAVYTILADGSLELLEIVPSHGKNPRDFDLSPDQEFLIAVHQDSDNATVFKRNPKSGRLAELSNDFHVPEGVCINFPH
- a CDS encoding F0F1 ATP synthase subunit epsilon — its product is MAHLTVQIVTPDGLVYDHHASFVSVRTLDGEMGILPRHENMIAVLAVDEVKVKRIDDDTHVNWIAVNGGIIEIANDIITIVADSAERARDIDISRAERAKLRAEREIEEAHDKHLIDQERRAKIALQRAINRINVGNRL